In the genome of Bacillota bacterium, the window CGCGTTGGGGCCATGGTGGGCTCGGGCGGGATCGTCGTGATGGACGAGGATACGTGCATTGTTGAGGTCGCCCGGTTCTTCATGCATTTTACGCAGAACGAATCGTGCGGCAAGTGCGTCCCATGCCGCGAGGGCACCAGGAGGATGCTGGAGATCCTCGAAAAGATCGTCGCGGGCGAGGCCACCAGGGAGGATGTCGACCTCCTCGAGGAGATCGCCTGGGCGGTGAAGGATGGATCGCTCTGCGGCCTGGGCAAGACCGCTCCGAACCCGGTTCTAACGACGCTCCGGTATTTCAGGGACGAGTATATGGCCCACGTGGTGGAGAAGATGTGCCCGGCGCGCGTGTGCCAGGCATTTAAGCAGTTCTATATAGACGAGACCTGCAAGGGCTGCGGCAAGTGCGCAAGGCAATGCCCGGCAGGGGCCATTTCGGGCGAGATCCGGAAGAGACATTCGATCAATACTCAACTATGCGTGAGATGTGGCGCATGCGTCACGGCATGTCCGTTTGGCGCGGTGAAGGAGGGCTAGGAACATGATCAACGGGAAGAAGATAACTGTCGACGGACAGGTGGTCCCGCTCGACGGCGAGGAGAACCTGCTCGAGGTTATACGCAAGGCGGGCATCAACCTCCCGACCTTCTGTTACCACTCGGAGTTGAGCGTCTACGGGGCGTGCCGCATGTGCCTCGTGGAGGTTGATGGCGGAGGCCTCGTGGCGGCATGCTCGACGCCGCCGAGGGACGGCATGGTGATCAGGACGAACACTGAGCGCGTCCGGAGGCTCCGGAGGATAATAATCGAGCTCCTGCTGGCCAACCACAACCGCGACTGCACAACCTGCGAGAAGAACGGTGCGTGCAAGCTTCAGGACCTCGCCATGCAGCTCGGTGTGCGGGATGTTCGTCTTGGCCAGCGCGATGCGAGACTCCCGCTCGACAAGAGCAGCCCGGCCATCGTGAGGGACCCCAACAAGTGCATCCTCTGCGGCGATTGCGTCAGGATGTGCGAGGAGGTCCAGGGGATAGGGGTGCTTGATTTCGCCTTCAGGGGCTCCAGGGTTGTGGTGACCCCGGCGTTCAATAAGAGCATGGCCGAGGTCGATTGCGTGAATTGCGGTCAGTGCGTGGCCGTGTGCCCCACGGGCGCGCTCGTGGTCAAGTCCGAGGTCGATGAGGCCTGGAAGGCGATCCACGACCCAAAGAAGACGGTCATAGCCCAGATCGCGCCGGCAGTGCGCGTGGCCGTGGGCGAGGCGTTTGGCATGCCTCCAGGCGAGATAGCCACGGGCAAGATCGTGGCTGCCCTCAAGAGGATAGGGTTTGACAGGGTGTTCGACACCTGCTTTGCGGCGGACCTGACCGTCGTGGAGGAGACCGCGGAGTTCGCGGAGCGGCTCGCGAAGGGCGAGCGGCTGCCGCAGTTCACATCGTGCTGCCCCGCCTGGGTCAAGTTTGCGGAGCAGTATTATCCTGGTTTCGTTTCAAATATATCAACCTGCCGGTCGCCTCAGCAGATGTTCGGGTCCGTGGCCAAGAAGTTCTACGCCAGGAGCCTCGGCATCAAGCCGGAAGACCTCTTCGTGATCTCGGTGATGCCGTGCACGGCGAAGAAGTTCGAAGCGAGGAGGCCTGAGTTCGCCACCGGCGGCGTGAGGGACGTGGATCTCGTCCTGACGACCCAGGAGATAACCAGGATGATCAAGGAGGCTGGCATCTCCTTCGAGGAGCTCGAGGTGGATTCATTCGACGCCCCATTCGGCTTCGCGAGCGGCGCCGGGGTTATATTCGGCGTAACGGGCGGGGTGGCCGAGGCTGTGCTGAGGGCAGCATATGAAAAGCTCGCGGGCCGTCCGCTCGGCAATGTGAATTTTGTCGAGGTGCGCGGCATGAAGTCCTTGAAGGAGGCAACAGTGGAGATCGGCGGCCGCGAGATCAGGCTTGCTGTTGTTAATGGGCTCGGAGCGGCCAGGGATCTCCTGGATAGGATCGCGCGCGGCGAGGCCGGCTACGACCTGGTAGAGGTCATGGCGTGCCCGGGCGGGTGCGTCGGCGGCGGCGGGCAGCCGGTGCCCAATAACAAGGAGGCGCGGGAGAAGCGGGGCAAGGGCCTCTACGCCGCTGACAAGCTTGTCCAGCTGCGCAAGTCGCAGGATAACCCCGTGGTGACCGCGCTCTACGGGCAGGGGAAGTGTCTGGACGAGCCAAACGGGAAGGGGGCACATGATGCCCTCCACACAGCGTATTCCTCCAGGAGGAGGATATCGGGCGAGGATATCGAGCTTACGAGCCAGCCCGGGGCGGGCCCGGAGGCGGGGGCAGCGGAGGCTGGCAGGTGCGACGACAGGGTCAGCAAGGTCGATGTCGCCGTCTGCGTCGGGACCTCGTGCTACCTCAGGGGCTCGTACAATGTCCTCCAGAACCTGATCGACGAGGTCGGAAAGGCCGGCCTGAGCGATAGGGTAAACCTGCACGCGACATTCTGTTTTGAGAGGTGCGATAAGGGCCCATCCGTGAGCGTGAACGGCAAGGTCATAACCGGAGTGACTCCTGATAAGGCGGGCTGGGTCGTGGAGAACTTCATAAGGCCGCAGATCGCGAGCGCTCCGGGGAGCCCCGCCGCGAGCCCCGCTACAGGCCCCGCCGCCGACCAGGGTCAAGCCGTACGGAGGTGAGTCAGGGATGTCCAGAGGGATAGGCGCGACCATCCCCAGGCAGGCGCTCCTGCGCCTCCCCCGCTATTACCGTTGCGTCAACCGGTGTAGAGAGAGGGGCATGGGATTCGTCTCCTCTGAGGAGATCGCCAGGGAGGCTGAGGTAAACCCGGTCCAGGTGCGGAAGGACCTTACGCAGTTCGGGCAGTTTGGCAAGCCCGGCGTTGGCTACAACGTCGCGGAGCTGGCTTCCCTGCTCGAGGGGGTGCTTGGCATCAGGAACCTGAATGAGGCCGTGTTGGTCGGCGCCGGGCGGCTCGGCACGGCCATTGCCGATTACGGCGGGTTCGGCAGGTATGGCCTCAGCATTGTGGCGTTGTTTGATATTGATCCCCTTAAGGTGGGCAAGAAGCTCGGCGGGAGGGAGATCTTCCCCCGGAGCGAGCTGTCCCATGTGGTCCGGCGGCTGGGCATTCAGGTTGGGATCATCACCGTGCCGGCTGAGGAGGCTCAATCGGTCGCCGATGACATGGTGGCCGCGGGCATACGGGCAATATGGAATTTTGCCCCTGTGACGATCAAGGTCCCCGCGGATGTGGTGGTGCGCAATGAGGACCTGGCCTCGGGCCTCGCTACGCTCTTTCACCACCTTGCGGGGGAATCCGGGTCTACAAGGCGTAAAAAAGATGAATTCGCTTGCAGGCGAAGCAGGAGATTAGATGCCGACCGAGAAATTAGATAGGTATTTGACATTCCGGGGAGAATGTGTATATAACATAAATGTTGGCGTGGAGGTGCTATCTCGATTCTTATGGAGGATTCGAGACAGATTCCCCGGCGGCCCAGGAAGGTCCTCGTCATATGCACCGGTAATACATGCCGCAGCCCGATGGCCGAGGCTATGCTCCGCGAGGGTTTCAGATCATTGAAGCCCTCGAAGGAGCAGGGCGAGGGTGCGTCCGGCCCCGGTGCCGGTACAGACGGTATAGAGGTCATCTCCGCCGGGCTGTATGCCCCGGAGGGTGCGCCCGCCTCTCCCTTTGCGGTTGAGGTGATGAAGGAACGGGGCCTCGACATATCGGGCCACCGGGCGCGGTCGATAACTCGCCAGCTTGTTGAGGATGCTGACATTATCCTTACGATGACCGATGATCACAAGCGATCCCTTGTTGCCATGTACCCTGAAGCAAGGGATAAGGTCCTTTCTATAAAGGAATTTGCCGTCGGAAAGGGATTTCCCATCGGAGAGGGATTTGCCGATGAGGCGGGGGATAAGCCGGGTGGGGGCAGGCCCGGAGATGGGGATGGAGCTGGAGATGGATATGGCGACATTGCTGATCCCTACGGCAAGTCAATAGACATTTACCGGGCCGTGGCGGATGAAATCGGCGATGCGGTCGAGAGGATTATCTCGAGGTTTAAGGGCATAGAATCTTGTGGGGCGTAATCCTAATTTAGGATTACAAAACCCGCGCGGGAAAGCCCATGGCTTTAGCCGTGGGAGGATGTCAGATTATGACATAATCATAATCTTGATCATAATTTTGTAGGGCGAGGGCGGCGTCTTATAGAGCAGGATTCTATAGAATTCTATGAGGTAAGAATCTTATAGGGCAAGGGGACTGGTTTGGATGAGGGTAGCTTTGGGTAGCGACCACGGGGGATACCGGTTGAAGGAGCATCTGAAGGGCATCCTGGATGATATGGGGGTTGTCTATGAGGATTTCGGGACATTCTCCGAGGAGAGCGTGGATTACCCCGATATCGGCCTGGAGGTCGCGCGCCGCGTGGCGCGGGGCGAGTTTGACCGGGGCGTGCTCATATGCGGGACGGGCATCGGGATGAGCATAGCGGCCAATAAGATCCGGGGCATCCGGGCCTCACTTTGCCAT includes:
- a CDS encoding low molecular weight protein arginine phosphatase encodes the protein MEDSRQIPRRPRKVLVICTGNTCRSPMAEAMLREGFRSLKPSKEQGEGASGPGAGTDGIEVISAGLYAPEGAPASPFAVEVMKERGLDISGHRARSITRQLVEDADIILTMTDDHKRSLVAMYPEARDKVLSIKEFAVGKGFPIGEGFADEAGDKPGGGRPGDGDGAGDGYGDIADPYGKSIDIYRAVADEIGDAVERIISRFKGIESCGA
- the rpiB gene encoding ribose 5-phosphate isomerase B codes for the protein MRVALGSDHGGYRLKEHLKGILDDMGVVYEDFGTFSEESVDYPDIGLEVARRVARGEFDRGVLICGTGIGMSIAANKIRGIRASLCHDTVTARLAREHNDANVLTLGGRIIGPVVAEEILKVWLNTPFSQGRHARRIEKITLAEGGC
- a CDS encoding redox-sensing transcriptional repressor Rex, whose translation is MSRGIGATIPRQALLRLPRYYRCVNRCRERGMGFVSSEEIAREAEVNPVQVRKDLTQFGQFGKPGVGYNVAELASLLEGVLGIRNLNEAVLVGAGRLGTAIADYGGFGRYGLSIVALFDIDPLKVGKKLGGREIFPRSELSHVVRRLGIQVGIITVPAEEAQSVADDMVAAGIRAIWNFAPVTIKVPADVVVRNEDLASGLATLFHHLAGESGSTRRKKDEFACRRSRRLDADREIR
- a CDS encoding 2Fe-2S iron-sulfur cluster binding domain-containing protein, whose amino-acid sequence is MINGKKITVDGQVVPLDGEENLLEVIRKAGINLPTFCYHSELSVYGACRMCLVEVDGGGLVAACSTPPRDGMVIRTNTERVRRLRRIIIELLLANHNRDCTTCEKNGACKLQDLAMQLGVRDVRLGQRDARLPLDKSSPAIVRDPNKCILCGDCVRMCEEVQGIGVLDFAFRGSRVVVTPAFNKSMAEVDCVNCGQCVAVCPTGALVVKSEVDEAWKAIHDPKKTVIAQIAPAVRVAVGEAFGMPPGEIATGKIVAALKRIGFDRVFDTCFAADLTVVEETAEFAERLAKGERLPQFTSCCPAWVKFAEQYYPGFVSNISTCRSPQQMFGSVAKKFYARSLGIKPEDLFVISVMPCTAKKFEARRPEFATGGVRDVDLVLTTQEITRMIKEAGISFEELEVDSFDAPFGFASGAGVIFGVTGGVAEAVLRAAYEKLAGRPLGNVNFVEVRGMKSLKEATVEIGGREIRLAVVNGLGAARDLLDRIARGEAGYDLVEVMACPGGCVGGGGQPVPNNKEAREKRGKGLYAADKLVQLRKSQDNPVVTALYGQGKCLDEPNGKGAHDALHTAYSSRRRISGEDIELTSQPGAGPEAGAAEAGRCDDRVSKVDVAVCVGTSCYLRGSYNVLQNLIDEVGKAGLSDRVNLHATFCFERCDKGPSVSVNGKVITGVTPDKAGWVVENFIRPQIASAPGSPAASPATGPAADQGQAVRR